The nucleotide sequence tatatattctgatatTAAGATCTTGTTGGGTGaagaatttgcaaatattttctcccattctttgggTTTTTTCTTCATTGTTATTTATAATCTTTTGCTGAAAATGGTCTTTTTAGTTTTATAGAATCAGATCTTACATATGTAAGCCTTTAATCCATCTCAAGTTAATTTTTGAATGTGGTGTGAGAGAGGAATCTAATCTCATACATCTATGTGTGGACATCTAGATTTCTCGACAGCATTTACTGAAGAGGGTAATTGCTCAAAAGCATGATCTTGGTGTCTTTGCCAACAATTTGATTTTAAGTGCAAGAATTTATTTCTGGGTTTGAAAAATCCTGTTTTATTAGTCTTTGTCTATATTTGTGCTAGCACCACAGATAGTTTGGGTCACTAtagttttataatatattttgaagttGGATTGTGTGTCCAACTAtacctaaaaaatatatatttttttttaattaaaaacaaaagaccagTACTAATGTAATGACAGAATCTGGAGTCTTTATCTTGGACCAACTTTTACAAAAACAAGGTTATTGTAATGTGTCTTTAAGACAATGACTTTATGGCATAAAACATATTAATAATGACATGTTCCTATTGAGATTTCACTCTGTATTCCAAGGGGAGATGTTTCAGTTATAGCATTTTAAAACAGAGCCAGAGAGTAATATAGTTCCATAGCAGTTAGGAATAAAATCTACAGTTTTTTTGAACATGATTAAATCTAATGTTAAAGTAGAttttgaaggttaaaaaaaaagaaatctacctTTGCTACAtgattttatctttattattatgatttttataactatttctttgattagtttatgattattattttttggaatCTGGAATTTAGTAAGTCATCTAGAAATGCTCATATTGAAGGTCTTAAATGCTAGAGGCCTATCAGTTCATGTTCGTATTGGCTGATATTTAGTATTAGAAATGAAATGAAGTGAGACCTGTACTGAAAGGACATTGTAACAATACATATGACTATTCTATGAAAACAGAGGGGCTTACTCATCCCAGAGGGTTACTCTAGATATTAAAAACCATGAATCCActaggataaaaagaaaaaaatggacaatttttttcttatttcaattACTATGGTACTAAAAACCAATCAGCTCACACTATGTGTACTAATGTTCTTAGAggactaaataattaattttggTGTCAGAGGCTACAGAAAAGAGCatagtaatttaaaataaaactactgTACATTTTTGGTCTGTATGAAATTGACAAAGCTCTCTCATATGCATTATAATGAAGAAAGCAGCTAGATGTGGCAACTGAGTCTCAGAAAAGCTTAGCATCTTATTCAAATTCAATAGAGCTAAGAAGGAAAGCTTCAATTTCATCTGCATCTGGCCTGATGTGGTTCCTATACCAAAGTGCCTCTAGTGCGGTACTTCTCAAACTTTAATGTCCTTAACAATCATGTGTACATGGGGGGCCTGGGGACGGTAGAGCattacctagtatgtgtgaggccactggattcaatcctaggtacaagaaaaaaacaaacaaacaaaaacaaaaaaagatcaaGTGGGGCACCCAAAAGAGCTTCAGTTTTGCGATTCACTCAGACCCTGAGATTCTGATTCAGTCATTCAGTAGTGGGGCCAAGAATCTATACTATAAAGGCACTCTAGGATATTCTGCTAGACTGAGTGTGTAAACCACACTTTGAGAATAGTACTCCAGGCAATATATGATTATGTAAGGTGGATATTCTGGGGCTGAAAAATGGCACATGAGAACTGACTGACTACTGTCAAAGACTGACTCTTGCTGGTTAAGGCCAGTTGAGAAAGCAGGATTCATGAATGACACGAACACATTAGTAATGGAAAAGAtatgtgtggtggcacatgctggtTGTTGGTGCCAAATATTTGAGAATGGAGACCAAACACTATACCTTGTGGAACCCAAAGTGGACTCTCTGCAAGCTGACTTGGAGcacatactcctgatcagcatgcAATCTGATCCATTTGTTGTCATCTCGTTTGTCTGCATTCAGAGTTGAGACAGAGAGTTCATTGTGTCCTTCAGCTAAGTCATTCCATGAGCCTTTAACACTTATGCCAACATCTATCACTGGCAAATGAGATAAAAAATTCCAtgcctaaaaagaaaaaaggaaaaacaacaaaaaatgtcacATGGAGTAATCAACTAAGAAATAgtgtaattttagaaaaaaatcaaacttttaattttgagattaaTTCTGAATTAAATGCAATTGAAAGAAATAATGGACATATTTTGCGTCGTTTACCCAGTATCATGCAATGGTGGCATTTTTCAATACCAGGATACTGATATTGACACAATCCACTGATTATTCAGGTTTCCCTAGTTTTTCTTGTACTTGTACATAGGTGAATATATGTAGAACAGTGTTTTTTAAAatcttctttaagttttttttatAAACCAAAAAGTTATTATCTAAacttttaacttatttttttaatttttttaatgcctCTTCATATTGAGTGGTTATTGACTATACTAAAAAAAAGAGGGATTAAaagtttttattgtatttttttaaagagaagcaTCTATTTTAACATTTATGTGACTTTTAAGGTAGAAAACATTACTTAGCGATATAAAGGAAATCTGAAAATAAATCTGTGATGCAATTGTTGATGTCAGTATAATCCATTGACACTTGTCATATAACACAGGGAATCCTGTAAGACTAGGGTTCCTTGTAGaaacaaatagttttttttttttggcattatcATGCTGAAAGTACCAGTTAAAATCACACATATTAAAAGAGTAGAAATACTTTACCAACTTTATTCTTGcctttaaaattaaaagatatttGTGAGTAATCAGTATTCCAATAGTACATGCTTAACAAtgctgaatgaacaaatgaaagagTGAATCTTATATCCACGGAGAGTATATAACACAATAAACTTTAGGACTAGGTAACTGTaacctttttttaacatttacaaTTATGTGGTAATGTAACTATTGGTCAAGACAActtcttttttaacatttatttattttttaattgtaggtggactcaatatctttatttatttttatggggggctgaggatcgaacccagggcctcacacatgctaggcgaatgctctaccactgagccacaacctcagcccaagacAACTTCTTAATAGCTGTTTTATCAATTGTTATCTTCTAAGGTCATTTTTAAAGTTACACAACGagtttaattttagttttccttTTAGTTCTTTTATATATGGTATGGATTTCCTTATaagctttaattttctgtttgctaAGACTTTAGTGTTGCTGGTATATGTAATCAAACGCAGTAGCCCtgatgaaccaaattatcacttaggtattttttaaaaaataaataagataaaaaatagatCCAATGCAAAATTTCAATTCAACTCCAATCCTGTAACTTGTCTTGTGAATTTGAAATTATGCCTACAACtagacttctgaaattgaaattgtCAAGCTATAAAATGTACTTCAAGTACAAAAGATGGTCTATCTCCTACTAGAACCAAAAGTCACTGAGTTCAGAAGCTGCACTAATTAATATTCTAATATTGGCCAACACAGAAAAGTGGTAGAGGGAacacttaaatatttaatttctacAAAACATTTAATTTTGTGAAACAAGGAAAGTAATATTTACCACACAAAGCAGGATTTCATGTTTTTATACTCATACCATTAaattagtcaccaatatgatgttTTCTGATATTAGCAACTCACTGAGATTTTTCTTTACAAAGCTTCCAAATGTCTAAATGGCTTATATTTACATATGACATCTTTTTGTAggacttattattattatgttttaaCTTATAATGTGTACAGATATATTTATTTGGTATATAGGTATATTTATGTATACAAAACATgagctttttaaaagaaactgcTAAGATATTTCAATACcagccaaacatatctatctgagGATTAATCTTCATCTATCGAATCAGGCAAGAGCACTGCCATGCACACAATTATTTAATTAGCAGTCAAATCCTCTGCCAGTCAGCAACCGTTCCAGGCATACCGATGGGGTAGGAGATGCAAATCTCACAGTTGTACTGCTTTTTCTCATTACTACTGCAATTAGCACTTAAATTGATGCTTTAAACATACTAATTTCTGGAATAATTCAGGATTTGTATGTTTCCTGGGATCGCCTCACTGCAAAGCCGACACCAGATTGCTCTGCAAAATTGAAGCACTTTTGAGCCAAAATAACCATCATCGTATCAGACAGAGCCAATTTGCatttggttttaaagataacagaatggaaatttatGCAAATAAATTAAGTAAGTTTACCTGTGAATTCTCCCTGAACTAATTATAACAAGTCTTGTTCAAAAAAAAGTTTTACttggaaagaaaaagagacatGCTTTAAAAGTTTCTTTAATATGTGTACATACAAATCAATATAATCATGTTATAAATCCTGAACATTCACTTTTGACACATTTAGGGTAAAACTGCTTAAGACTTAAAAGGCTAGAAAGCCAAGTATCTGGCATTGTTCATTTGGTTTTTGGCCTTCCAAAGATTGTTTAGATTTAACTTTCCTTATAAGTTACATAGTGAACAAATAAGGGGTTTATTTGAAAGAATCTCTTTGAATCTAGGAACAATAATGTAATTAAAATAAGAGTGGAACATAAACAAGTAATTGAaggaattagatgaaaatataccCTACCATAAAAAGGGAAAAACTCCCTAGAAGAGATGGAGTAGGCTCCTGGGTAATGCAATCTGGTGATGGAAAGGCTAAATAGAGCCTTCCAAAGCAAGCTTGAAAGCCTTATACTGAACAAGTTCTCATAATGCCAGTAATGTTATTAATCACTATTACTATCATTTGTTCAATTATTATTCtatgtcaagaactatataaAGCAGTTTACATAATACTATTTTGCTTAACTTTCATAAGAATGTCATAAGATATATATAATGTTTCCATGGTTAGTAAATGGCAAAGACAGAATTTAAACACAGGCGGGACTGACTTCAAAACCCACGCCCTAAGTTAGAAAACTCTtggtacaacttcacagagtaagGCGGCCTTACCTGCTTTGTTTTGGTGGCCTGTAGCTCCTTCTCGACCATGGAGCTGAATATATGGTCTTTCCCTATACAGGCATGAATCAGTTCAGGGAGGCACTCAATGGAAGTTTGGCACCTAGCATGTGA is from Callospermophilus lateralis isolate mCalLat2 chromosome 11 unlocalized genomic scaffold, mCalLat2.hap1 SUPER_11_unloc_3, whole genome shotgun sequence and encodes:
- the LOC143639869 gene encoding activating signal cointegrator 1 complex subunit 3-like, whose translation is MLDVAAKQGWLVTDLNTTNLVQMLIQGRWLKDSSLLTLPNIEQHHLHLFRKWKPVIKCSHARCQTSIECLPELIHACIGKDHIFSSMVEKELQATKTKQAWNFLSHLPVIDVGISVKGSWNDLAEGHNELSVSTLNADKRDDNKWIRLHADQEYVLQVSLQRVHFGFHKWTSLQDGHGQQKLDQDGPAQVECAQGEREASQGIVQMGDSLVQSWVISSVAP